TATATTGAAAAGGTCATCTACTATGCCGTAATCAGCATACTGGAATATAAGGGCATTTGGGTCTTTATTTATTGCCACTATAACCTTTGAAGTATCCATACCCATTGTATGATGAAGGGCACCTGATACACCACATCCTATGTATAATTTAGGTGAAACTGTCTTGCCGCTCTTACCTACCTGATCCTCATAATCGCGCCATTTGCTGTCTACTACAGCACGGGATGCACCGACCCTCCCTCCAAGGGCCTCGGCGATATCCTCAAGGAGACTAAAATTTTCAGGACCTTTCATCCCTCTACCACCACAAATGATGAAATCAGCCTCCTGGAGGTCAACCTTTTTTGATTCTCCCTTGTCTGCCTTGATAATATTTATCCTGGCATCTACCTGAAGGTCTATCTTTTCCTCTACAAGCTCTCCAGCAGACTGCCTTTTTTCAATAGAAAATGAATTGGGTCTAAAGGTTATTATAGATAGAGGGGCATTCTGTGTTGTTACCCATGAAATTATCTTGCCGCCGTATATGGGTTTTTTTACCTTTATTTCGCCGTCCTGAATCTCTATGCCTACTGCATCAGATATGGCAGGTGCATCGAGTCTTGCAGCAAGCCTGGGAAACAGGTCCTTTCCTGTTATGGTTGATGCACCAAAGACAAGATAGGGATTATATTTCTTTATGAGATACTCAAGGGCATTTGTATAGGTATCCCACCTATAATCTTTTAAAACCTCCACATCCATATATAGAACCTTATCTGCAAAGGGTCTTACCTCTTCTGTGAGATCTTTAATATCAGAACCCAATACAACTGCATAAAGTATTGATGACAATTTTTCAGTAAGTTCCTTACCCTTTGAGAGGATTTCAAAACTTGCCTTACGTATGGAACCATCCTTGCATTCTATAAAAACTAATATATCCTTTGACATAGCTCTATCTCCTTAAACTATAAAACTTTTGCCTCTTCTCTTAAAAGTTGGATAAGCTTTTTAACCTTTTCATCTGGGGTTTCTCCTTCGATGATCTTTACAGGTGGCCTGCCTTTTGGGGTCTCATAGGATATTACCTTTATTTTTGAGGCGTTTTTATCTATCATATCCTTGGCAAAACCAAGGGATGTAGGTTCTACAACAGGAATGTTTGCCTTCATTGCCTTCATAACACCGGTTATTAAAGGAACCCTTGGTTCATTAATACCTTTCTGTGTGGTAAGGAGGGCAGGAAGTATAATCTCCTTTATCTCTTTTCCTCCCTCTACATCATTCTCAACAGTTATCTTTTTTTCATCTACCACATCTAATTTTGTTATGGCACTCACATGAGGGATATTTAAAAATTCAGACACCATAACCCCTATATTACCATTTTCGTCATCTATAGCCTGTCTGCCACATAGTATGAGGTCAAATCCCTCTTTTTTTGCAAATCCTGCAAGTATCTTGGCTGTAATCAAGGGGTCTTCTGTATCCAAATCCGTATTATCTATAAGATATGCCTGATCTGCACCCATGGCAATTGCCGTCCTCAGTGCCTCTATTGCCTTTTTCCCACCATATGTGCAGACATTTACCTTTGAATCCTTTACTTTGGCTTTTAGTCTTATTGCCTCTTCCACGGCAAATTCATCAAAGAAATTGAGATTGAACTTGTTTTCAATCTCCAAAGACCTATTATCGCTTTTTATAAGTATTCTTGCCTCAGTATCAGCTACCTGCTTGATAAAAACCAGAATATTCACCTTTTTCGCCTCCTTGTTTTGGATCTATTTCAAAAACATTTATGGGATCTATAGCTTTCCAATGATGCTTCTACCTATAAAGTCCTTCAATACCTCGTGGGTACCACCACCATAGAGAAGAAATCTCGCATCCCTGAAATATCTCTGGGGTGTATATTCATAGGCGAAGGCGTTTGCACCATAGATCCTCGTTGTTTCATCGACAACCTTAAGACATACCTCGGTGGCAAACATCTTTGCCTCAGCAGCAATGAGCCTA
The sequence above is drawn from the Syntrophorhabdaceae bacterium genome and encodes:
- a CDS encoding electron transfer flavoprotein subunit beta/FixA family protein; translation: MNILVFIKQVADTEARILIKSDNRSLEIENKFNLNFFDEFAVEEAIRLKAKVKDSKVNVCTYGGKKAIEALRTAIAMGADQAYLIDNTDLDTEDPLITAKILAGFAKKEGFDLILCGRQAIDDENGNIGVMVSEFLNIPHVSAITKLDVVDEKKITVENDVEGGKEIKEIILPALLTTQKGINEPRVPLITGVMKAMKANIPVVEPTSLGFAKDMIDKNASKIKVISYETPKGRPPVKIIEGETPDEKVKKLIQLLREEAKVL
- a CDS encoding electron transfer flavoprotein subunit alpha/FixB family protein; its protein translation is MSKDILVFIECKDGSIRKASFEILSKGKELTEKLSSILYAVVLGSDIKDLTEEVRPFADKVLYMDVEVLKDYRWDTYTNALEYLIKKYNPYLVFGASTITGKDLFPRLAARLDAPAISDAVGIEIQDGEIKVKKPIYGGKIISWVTTQNAPLSIITFRPNSFSIEKRQSAGELVEEKIDLQVDARINIIKADKGESKKVDLQEADFIICGGRGMKGPENFSLLEDIAEALGGRVGASRAVVDSKWRDYEDQVGKSGKTVSPKLYIGCGVSGALHHTMGMDTSKVIVAINKDPNALIFQYADYGIVDDLFNILPALKKGLESSKQEA